ATTTTCTTTATGAGCCAACCAGAGAATCATCTGTCGCCAGAATCGTTCATGTTCTCTGCGATTGCCGGAGAGGAACCATTGAAAAGTCGTGTCTCCGGCAAATGCCATCACTCGTGCGCCTCCGACGTCAGAGGCAAACAGGAGTGGCACCGCTTCATTGCCCGAGGATTGAGCCAGGACTTCCACCAAGTCGTGTTTTTTTCTTAAACGGTTTGCCCCTTTCAGGGGAGCCAGAGAATTCCACATACGCTGATTAGCGGCGGCAGAACTGTCCAGCTGCATCACGTATCTTTGTAAACCTAATGACGTCGGGACCATTTTCAGGTCCTGAAAATAGTGCAGATCTTTGGCGATATTATTGCCCGCCTGTTTTTCACTGGCGCGCATTTGAACCGGGATGAAGTTATCCAGCGGTGTATCTGCGTAGCCTCCCGGTCCGAAACTGTGGTATCCCCCCGTCATTAACAGGCCGGCTCCCTGATCGACCCGGGCAGCAATTTTGCGAATTGCAGTTGGCCCGAGGAGTTCGGCGGGAACATCTCCAATAATAAAGACATCGTATTTCGTGAGGTCATTCAAATTCAAATTGATTGTTTTGGGATTGCCGGAAAAACCACTTCCGATTGGGAAATAGTCCAGCTGGATCTTGGGGTCATTCATTGAGCGGATGAATTTTTGTTCCGGACGCAGTGAATCAAAATAGGCGACCTGTAAGCCCCCTTTTTGCACGGTGACAATTGTTTCCAGGCGGTTATTGGTCTGTTTGATTTCACCTTCCAGCGGCACCACTTCGACAGCAATTTTATATTCGCCCGGTATTTCTGGTGTCCAGAACAGTTCTACTGTATCGAGCTGATTGTTCTGGGTCGGATGAATCTGTGTTATGACCCGCGAATTACTCAAAGCCGGCGCGGGAATCATCTGGCCTGCTTCCCCATTTTTCTTACCCGTGCGATCTTCCACCAGTAGCCGCACGGTCAGGTCGCGGTTTTCAGCACCGAGACTGCGTACTTTTACGCTGATTGGGGTCGTCTTTTTCTCAAATACCAGCGGATCAATGACCAGGCTTTCCAGAACCAGATCTAACGTCGTGTCCTGTAGGGTCGAAGAACCGAAGCCAATTGTGTAAATCGGGATGCCTGAATCGCCAAAGTAGCTGGCCTGTGATCTAACGTTGATATCATATGGAGGCAGCGTTCGTTCTGCCCCATCAGAAAGTAATAACAGGCCAACAAGCTGTTCCTGTTGTAGCTGTGAGGAAATGGTTTCCAGAGAGTAGCCTATCGCAGTCTGTTCTCCTGTCGCCTCTTGAGTGAATTCTTCGACGGGGATCAGTTCTTTAGAGAAATCAAAGCGTTTGATTCCTATATTTTTATCCATATTTTCAATCAGCGGTTTGACTGAATTCAGCGTTTTGACCAGTTCATTTCGTCGCGTGACACTGCCCGGGCCATCTTCGGTCTGCATGCTGCGGCTGGAATCTGCCAGAATGTACAACCAGGACTGTCTGGTTGTTTTATCAGTCAATTCGATGGCGGGACGCAGCAGCATGAAGACGAGTAAAAATACAGTGAACAGTCGCAGTGCAATCAATGCGCGCCGCAACTGGGGGGATAAATGTTTTACCCGAGGGGGGTATGTGACAAGAACCAACGAAATCAGCGCGATGATGATCAGAATCATCATTGGCCAAGACCAGATTGGTTCAAAAATTGGTTTCATAACTGATTCGAAAAAAATAACTATCAGACGAGAAGACTGCCGTTGGTATCAGGAAGACGCTTCAGCTGATTGATCAACTTCATAAAAAAAGTTTGCTGTAAAATGTTCCAGACAGAAAAAGATCAAAAGCACGGTTGTCAGCAGTGGAAAGACTTCGACTCCCAGTCGCCCCGTGCGAATGGTTCGTTTGAGTCCCTCCATATCACGCGTCAGGCTATAGCGATTTTTACCGAAAATCTGATCCAGTTCTTCGATAGTAAGAGGCTGGAAATTACTTTCGCCGGGTGATGCGTTTACGCTGAACCCTGTTGATAAGCGAGTCTGATTACTGAAATTATCACTCAGTTGATAATGGCCGACAATTTTGGTTTCGGGAATGGAAACCTGATGTGCGCCAGATTTGACATCAATCGGCAACTGTTTTAAATCCGGTGTTCTTAATAAAAAGGATTGCGGGGGAGAAACGGATGCGGGCCATTGGTAACTGGCCACTTCTCCAGCCAGATAATTTGTTCGGTTTGACTTGGTGTGAATCAGATAGCGGGTCAATTGATCGGCGAATGCCAGGTACGACCAGCGTGCGAATAAAAGCTGACTCCAGCCTTGGGAATCAACTCCCGTTGTAATGACAACGACTTTTCCCTGCCCCACTGGTTGTTCCACAATCGCAGGAGAAAGCCTGGAATCCGTATAGGTTGCAATCACTTGACCTCGATTCGCAGGTTGCACACGCCAGTATCGGCTGACTTCCATTGAAGAGAGTTCTGCTGTTCCTCCCAGGTTTTGAAAATAAGAAAACAGAGAGTGCTTATTATTCTCCAGGTCTAAAAACTCAGGTGGAATGAATTTGAGTGATCCCAGCAATTCCAGAGGAAGCAGTTTCTGGGCTGGTTTTGAGTTAAAGGAGACGATCATTGATTCGGGAGCGTCGCCGTCACTTCCTAAGATGAAACAGACGCCACCTCCATTCTCAGTGTATTCGCGAAAGAGTCGCCAATCGGTTTCCGGCAACGCCGGGGGATTGATCAGATAAATGGCTGCATATTGTTCTAACGGGAGCGTCTCAATTTCATTCAGTGAAGCGACTTGACATTGATATCGGTTTTTCTTGAGCGACACGAGTTTTTCCGGGGCCAGTGCATCACTCCATAATTGTGCCGAATTGAGATCAGGACTGACGATCAAAATTCTTGGCGGAGGTTCTGCCACAATAGTAAAGTACCGCACATCATCCGGAAGATAGGGGTCTGATGACGTAATCCGCAATTCCCCTTGCGTAATGCGTTGACTGATATTGGGAAGATTCATTTCCAGTTGCGATCCACTGTTCGATGCAGTGGTACTGTTCGACTCTGAGGTATCTGTTTCGGAGTTAACTGTAGACAGTGGTCTTTGGTCCCGTTTGATCAGCTGGCCCTTTTCATTTTGGGTGAAGAGCTCCAGGAGTGTATTTTCGGCTGTGATACCAGATGAAACGATTTCGGTTTTTAAGGAAACGGAATTTCCCAACGTGACGGATTCGCGTGAGAGTTTGATTTGTGAAATGCCAATATTTTGTGGATTCGTGACTCCCACATCGATGACATAAATACCCAGCCACTTTAATTTTTCTAATTGCTGTTTGATTAACTGTGAAGGCTGGCTTCTCCAGGCGGAACGGGCAAGATCGGTGTAGAGATAAATTTCTCTGATATACTGATCTGAACCTGCAGGTGCTGATGCTGATGTCTGTTGTTCAGCCTGACTGCGTTTGAAGTCATCCTCCTGGCGGTTGATGGCGGTGCGTACGCGGTCATCCAGGAAGAGTGAGTATGCAGAGGTTTTCAGAGATTTGATTCGGGACTGAACCGCAGACAGATCTGATTGATAGGGGGAGATATCCTCACTGCTACTATTCAGGACCGAGACGCGACTTTGGGACGGCAGATTACTCAAGTGCTGGCTGGCGATTTCTTTTGCCTGATCAAGTCGGGAACGATTTTCCTGTCGATAATCCATGCTGAGGCTGGTGTCAAACAAAAAGACTGCCGTTACCGGAATGTTCTCTGCGACGGCAGGCAGTGGTTCTGATATTTCAGCGAAGATACGCCGCTGGTAAGGCCAGAGCACCAGCAAAACTAAGAGAAGAAAAGCGGTGGCTCCCACTCCGCCTCTTAAAAATGTGCGTTTGGTATTTAAGGTTTGTTGTGAGAGTCTTTGTTGTTGAAAGCGTCGCATTAAGAACGCGTAAGTCAGAATCGCGATCGAGGTGATCGTTAGCAGCATTACCAGTTCGTATGTCGAAAAATTGTAATTGGCGGGGGGGAGTGCGGGTCTGGCCAATGCGATGACGATGACTGTGATGACGAGAATTCGTAATAATAATAGCCACAAATGTCGTAACTTCAGCCGCCGGGAGTTTTGAATTTTTCGCCGCTGCAACAATGCCAGCGCAGGGAAGATCAGTTTTTTGGGTTTTGACCGTAGCAGAAAATGTAAAATCACCGGGATTATTGCAAGAAAAATTCCAACTAATAAACCAGGGTGAATTAATGACATAGATTAGATAGATCTATTGGAAAGACTCATCTTTAAATCAGAAAGGGACGGAGAATTCAGTTGGCACTGAATCAATTAATCAGTTTCTACTTAAAACTTACTACTTCTCGCTGCTGAATCGGATCGGCCACTACCGGATTGAGGTGACACGAATTCGACAGTCTCCAGACTATACTTCATATGCTCATTGATTTGAGATCTGCCTGTAATGTTTTCAGGGGCTACGAGCAGAATCACCAACTGATTATTACCACTTTCAACCTGGAAAATCTGGAATTGATACGGGACTCCGTCAATTGGCATTTCAGGTTTGAATTCCCCAACATTAAATGATTTCGGCTCAATGTATCCTTTTCCTTCTGGATAGCGTTCTATTTTAAAATCTTCGTTATTGATAAATTGGTTAAATGCACTCGCGATTTGATTGTTGACAGCATTGAAGAAATCAAGAGCGTCGTCCATGTTTTTTTCCTTCAGCAGACTGTAGTTGCTGAGAACATAGAGATAGGCTGGACGGTCGACGATTTCATTGTCGAGATCGACGGGGACCTCCATACGCCAGGCACCTTCCAGCCCAGGTAAAACAAGATCAGCATAGTCAGGTTGTCTGGGATCAACCGTTGGAGTTGCTTCGGGAACTTCAGCTTCAGAATCTTCCGAAGTGGCAACGGGCGCAACTAGCGGGGCGTTGATCTGTTCGAACTCGATGGGGACCCTCAGGCTCACTGCGGGAGAAGACCAGATGGAGGATAGTGCCTGGTTTCGGGCATCTTGATACGTGAAATACTTAGCTGTTTCTTTCAGTCGTTGCTCATATGTCTCTGCCCCGCAGCCATGCAACAGCAAAGTCGCTGTCAGCAACAAGCAGCCGATCATACCGGTATTTTGCGGGAAATCATTACAAATCAATAATTTGTTTCGCATAGTGAAACTCAAGTTCTGTCATGAATAAAGGTTTGGTGGCTTTATTATCTGATTTTCGGATTCTCTCTCATTATCCTCGTTTATCCTACGAAAGAAAAGCAAGATCTTGATTGAAGCAATGAAAGAGAATTGTGTACGAATCAGCAAAAGTATAGCGATTAATCAGAATAGATTGACCCCGAACCCGGCTTAATTGAAGAGATTTTGGAACCATTGGAAGCAATCAGGCTACCCCAAAGTCTGCTTCTATTGTCGATGATACTAAGGGGAACGTCAACTTCGATCAATTTGTGTGTCGAAGTTTTTAATTTTCCGCACGATAGCGAACTTCGCCGGAGACAATGACGATTTCCGCCCTGCCTTGCAGTTCTTGTCCGAGAAAAGGGGTGTTTTGGCTAGATGATTTCAGGTGAGCCGGCTCCAGCTGATATTTGATTTCCGGATTGATCAGGGTGACATCCGCGTCGGCACCATCGGCCAATGTCCCTTTTGAGAGGCCCAGGATCTTTGCCGGACCACATGTCAGCTTGCTGATGAGTTCTGACCATGATAAATGTCCTGGAATAATCAGGCTCTGAATGCAGACCGGAAGCAGGGTTTCCAGCCCGATAATTCCGAAGTCGGCTCCCAGGATTTCATCGGTTTTTTTCTCAGAGGCGTGGGGAGTATGATCCGAACAGATCACGTCAATCGTACCATCTTTGAGTCCCTCGATCAGGGCATCGATATGTTCCTGAGAACGCAGAGGGGGGAGAACTTTGTAGTTGGGGTCGTAGGTTTCCAGCATCTGGTCGGTCAGAGTCAGATGATGGGGGGTGACATCGGCCGTCACTTGGATGCCTGCCTGTTTGGCGCGGCGGATCTGGGCGACACTGTTTTGGGTTGAGATGCACATCAGGTGGATGCGTCCCTGAGTCAGCTCTGCCAGTGCGATATCACGATTGACCATGATTTCTTCTGCTGCTGCCGGGATTCCCTTTAATCCCAGGACCGT
This genomic interval from Gimesia alba contains the following:
- a CDS encoding vWA domain-containing protein is translated as MSLIHPGLLVGIFLAIIPVILHFLLRSKPKKLIFPALALLQRRKIQNSRRLKLRHLWLLLLRILVITVIVIALARPALPPANYNFSTYELVMLLTITSIAILTYAFLMRRFQQQRLSQQTLNTKRTFLRGGVGATAFLLLVLLVLWPYQRRIFAEISEPLPAVAENIPVTAVFLFDTSLSMDYRQENRSRLDQAKEIASQHLSNLPSQSRVSVLNSSSEDISPYQSDLSAVQSRIKSLKTSAYSLFLDDRVRTAINRQEDDFKRSQAEQQTSASAPAGSDQYIREIYLYTDLARSAWRSQPSQLIKQQLEKLKWLGIYVIDVGVTNPQNIGISQIKLSRESVTLGNSVSLKTEIVSSGITAENTLLELFTQNEKGQLIKRDQRPLSTVNSETDTSESNSTTASNSGSQLEMNLPNISQRITQGELRITSSDPYLPDDVRYFTIVAEPPPRILIVSPDLNSAQLWSDALAPEKLVSLKKNRYQCQVASLNEIETLPLEQYAAIYLINPPALPETDWRLFREYTENGGGVCFILGSDGDAPESMIVSFNSKPAQKLLPLELLGSLKFIPPEFLDLENNKHSLFSYFQNLGGTAELSSMEVSRYWRVQPANRGQVIATYTDSRLSPAIVEQPVGQGKVVVITTGVDSQGWSQLLFARWSYLAFADQLTRYLIHTKSNRTNYLAGEVASYQWPASVSPPQSFLLRTPDLKQLPIDVKSGAHQVSIPETKIVGHYQLSDNFSNQTRLSTGFSVNASPGESNFQPLTIEELDQIFGKNRYSLTRDMEGLKRTIRTGRLGVEVFPLLTTVLLIFFCLEHFTANFFYEVDQSAEASS
- a CDS encoding dihydroorotase, with translation MKSILIKNGRIIDPSQNLDVQGNLLIEDAKIKGLCEATTTADEVIDATGLIVSPGLIDLHVSLCEPGFEEDETIESGTAAALAGGVTSLGCLPNTSPVVDDRSSAEFILLQAERAANCHVFPLGAATKNNEGKELAEIGQLVAGQAVGFTDADHPIENAEIMRCALEYTRMFDRPILNRPQVPDLTDKGQMHEGFHSTVLGLKGIPAAAEEIMVNRDIALAELTQGRIHLMCISTQNSVAQIRRAKQAGIQVTADVTPHHLTLTDQMLETYDPNYKVLPPLRSQEHIDALIEGLKDGTIDVICSDHTPHASEKKTDEILGADFGIIGLETLLPVCIQSLIIPGHLSWSELISKLTCGPAKILGLSKGTLADGADADVTLINPEIKYQLEPAHLKSSSQNTPFLGQELQGRAEIVIVSGEVRYRAEN